From the Marivivens sp. LCG002 genome, the window CATCATGCGCACAACCTCGCCCGAGGGCGTCAGGTTCAGAGCCCAACCGCCCGGCACGGAGGAGTCGGGGGAAAGCGCAGCAAGACGATCCTGAAGCGACTGATAGGCGGTCCCCCAAAGAGACGCTCCGTCGACCCCGTTTTCAAGCATCGTCTGGGTCATCTCGATCAACGTCGAGGCAGCTTGCATACCCATATCGGCTTCGTCGCCGAGACGGACGTTCCATTCCGAAACATAATAATTCAGATCCCCGAAGCCTTCGGCGTTCTGAAAGTCGTCCATACGGTCGAAGTGCTTGGTCGAGGTATCTGCGGCTTGAAAGTCTTTGACGTAATAGTGCTGTTCGACGGTATCGATCGCATCGCGTGCATCCAGATCAAGCTGCTCGATGATGTCCTGCGCGCCAGCCGCGTCGAACGAAAGCGAGGTCTGGATAGCGATATCAGGCTCATTCCACTCTGCGTTTTCGCCGAGTTCGTCGCGATAGGTATCAAAGACGCGCTGGAGACCCTTTGCAACCGTATTGGCAAGTTTGCCATACTCGCTCGAGGTCATGCGATCCTGATACCAATACTCGTTTCCGATCGAGAACGTGTTGATATCGATCTGGCCGTAAGCGCCACGGATCAGCGCATCGACGCGGTCCAGCAGATTATAGACGGCATAGTCCGATACGATCCGATCCCCGTCCGCATCCCGCTCGTCCGACAAGAGGCTCTCGGACGGGAGGACCCAATCAACGGAGGCATTGATCGAATTGGCATATTCGATAAAGCGGGGAACGTTGGTAAAAATGTCCGAACCGCGCTCGGCATCGACCGAAGGCTGACGCGACCAAAATTTATCGCTTACCTCGTTGTCGGGCGAGAAAAGCTCTTCGGTGATCGTGCCGCCGGGAAACCGGAGCGAGCTCGTGCCCATTTTTTCGATGAATTGATCATAAGCACCGCCTTCGACCAAATTATCGCGCGTGAACAGCGTGTTCATTCCGAAGAAGTCATTCGAAATAGCGTCTGAAGTGACGCTCGCAGAACTGAATTTGAATGAAAGTGCGGACATAATACCCGCCTCCGGTGCTGAAAACACAGAGCTTGAAAAAATGCTCCGGCAGCGACACTCGCTACGTTTTCAACCTAGAATGAGGGGCGGAATTACTTAATTATATCAGCAGGATAGACGGGATACCTTTGGGTGATATCTAGAGAATTCGAGGTAAATTGGTTACCCCTTTCCAGATGTTTATACTGGCTTGAAGAACACACGTGATCGACTTTGGAATAAAAATATATCCAAAGTGACAGGGTAATTGTTCCATCAGGAAGATTAGGGAAAATTAACCATAAGGATATTCCACTTTGCACGGAAATAGAGCCTTATCTGCGAATGTTCGCGGTTAATTAATGAGCCGCGAATCGTCGCCTTCAACCTCTGGGAGGTCTTCGGGATCAATCTCGTCACTCGCGGGGATTGAATAGCCCCCACCCAGCCACTTGGCCAAGTCGATATCCGCGCACCGCTTTGAACAGAACGGACGATATTTCTGATCTGTTACTTTCGAGCAAATCGGACAGGCCATCAAAGCCCCCTGAGCGTCCGCACCAATGGCAGGCGTTCCCGCTTACGTTGGAGTTCGAAAAGCCCCATTTGCGTCCAACCGACCAAAGAGGTTTCGATCGGGTCATTCTTGAACGAGGCGCGCAACGATTGTTCAACCTGCTTGCGGTGCGCCTTGGACATGGGAGCGAAATCGACCACGATCTGACCGCCCAGACCCCGAACGCGCAACGCACGCGGCAGGGCGCGCGCGGCGGCAAGGTTGGCCTTGAGCGCAGCACCTGCAGAGGTATCGCCGCCCGTGTTCACATCCACAGCGACAAGCGCCTGTGTGCCTTCGACGAACATATAGCCTTCGCCGATGTCCACACGAGCGGTTTTGATGTCCTCGATCTGGTCCATCACGCCAAGATGCTCGAAGGACCCCGCCTCGGTGACGACTTCGGCGGTCGATGTCCACTCGCGCCAAGCAAGGATATGCGGCCCGTCGCCTTCGGTCAGCGCCTCCGGCTCGGTGCCTTCAGCATCGCCGAGCACCGCTTCGGCAAGGTCCTGCATAGCGGCGATGTCTTCTGCGATCTCGTCTTCATCTGCACCCTCGCAGCCGGATCGCAGGATCAGACCGTGTTCGGTTTCCATGACGCCATGCGCGATTTCAAGAAGGCGGTTGCGCTCGTCCTCGTCCTCGATTTGACGGCTTACATTGATACCGGGTTTTCCAGGCGTGATGATTGCGAAACGGCTTTTGAAAAGAACACGCTCCGTCACAGGAACAGCCTTGCCACCCTCCGCATATCCGGTGACCTGAACCAGCATCGACTGCCCCGGACGAAGCCCTTTGCTCTGACGCAAGAAAGCGGTGTCCCCATCGGGAAGGCGAAGCATCATACCGCCCTGCCCTTTGATCGGACGATCGCAGATTGCACGGAAAATCGCCCCCGGACGCGGCGCATCCGTATCGTCGATCAAAAGATCGTCGATCTTGCCATCCACCATCAAAGCAGCGGCTTCGACATCACCAATGTGGTCGAGAACGATCGTGCGGCCCTTCATTCGGTATCTCCATAGAGCGGGTAACCCGCAGCCGTCAAAAGACCTGCGGTTTCAGCAAGCGGCAGACCGACGACACCGGTGAAGGAGCCGTTGATCCACGGGATGAACGCACCTGCGGGGCCTTGGATCGCATATCCACCAGCCTTGCCGCGCCAATCACCGCTTGCGAGATAGGAATTCACTTCGGGATTGCTCAGGCTCTTCATGGCGACCGTCGTTACAACGTCCTTGAGCCAGACCTTATCCCCGCGCTTCACGGCAACCGCCGTGATGACGCGATGCCGCCGACCCGACAAAGCATGAAGGAATGCGGCGGCTTCTTTTTCGTCTTGGGGTTTGCCCATGATCCGCCGCCCCATCGCCACGGTCGTATCCGCGCAGAGCACGACTTCGTCGTCGGCACAGGCGACCGCAGCAGCTTTTTCGGCAGCGATACGGCGGACATAATCACGCGGGACCTCGCCTTTGTGCGGGTCTTCGTCGATGTCTGGGGGGCGCACGGCGCTCGGCGTTACGCCGATTTGCGCAAGCAGCTCCAGCCGCCGGGGTGATCCGGAGCCGAGAACAAGCTTGAGCCCAGGCGTAGCCCGGAGCACTGTCACTTGAAGCGATAGTTGATCCGACCCTTGGTCAGATCGTAGGGGGTCATTTCGACTTGCACCTTGTCGCCGGCCAGAACACGGATGCGGTTCTTGCGCATCTTGCCTGCCGTATGTGCGATGATCTCGTGGCCGTTTTCCAGCTCGACCCGAAATGTCGCATTAGGCAGGAGTTCCTTCACGACGCCGGGAAATTCGAGCAGTTCTTCCTTGGCCATGTGATCTCCATAGTTGTGTGATCCGCCAGAGTCTGCGGACCGCGCCTAAATGCGCCCAGATTTACATATTTTCAAGGGTTAATCAGCGCAGGTTCTCTGATTTCACATGCAGAGTGCGTTCATCCTGCTCGATCCAATGGGCAAAATTGCCGACTTGGCCCGTTTGGCGCGGGGCGCTGATGGCCTTTGGGTCGACCTCGGCATAGACCCAAGCGGCCTTGTCCGTATCACCCTGAGCGATGATCCCGTTGGACGGAAGCCCATGATCGGGCGGGCAAAAAAAGCCCGCGCGGCCCGTGCCTTGGTCCAGCACATCACAGTCAGGCACAGGGCCAAGGACGGGCGACTGGATGATAAGACACTGGTTTTCGATGGCACGAGCACGGCAGGATTGACGCACCCGCGTCTGGCCAGCGGCAAAATCGGTGGCCGAGGGGACAAGGATCATCTCGGCCCCTGCCTCGGTCATCGCACGCGCCTGCACAGGAAATTCGCTGTCATAACAGATGAGAATACCGATTTTACCGAGAGCGGTGTCGAACACCTTTATCTCGCGGCCTGCTTGGATTTCCATCTGGTTGCGCTCATAGGGCGTCAGGATCAATTTGTCCTGAAAGGTATGGGTTCCGTTCGGTGCCGCCAGATACGCGCGGTTCACGATCCGATCCCCGTCCGCCGCACAAAGCGATCCGGCAAGGATATGAACCCCGTATTTCCGCGCAAGACCGACATGAAGGTCAAGCCAGGCCTCAGACGCCGCGACCATCCGCGCGGCCCAGTCCTTGGCCGAAGTGTCCTCTTGCAGGCCGATCAATGCCGCCTCGCAGCCGCCGTATTCGGGAAAGAGCAAAAGCTCGGCTTTTGCTTCGGCGGCCTCGCTGACCCAAGCCTCGATCTTGGCTGCAAGCGAAGCCCAGTCGGAATGCCATTCGGGGCGATATGCAGAGGCTGCGATTTTCATAGCTTTTTGATCCAGAATTGAAGCGGCTTTTCGGTTTGTTCGGCATGCCCGTGATCGGTCCATTTGAACCGCGCAACGGCACCATCGAGCATTTCATACCCGCGCTTGCGCCAGAATCCATCCAGAGGACGGTAGCCCGATGGCCGCGCAGGGTGATCATGGGGACGGATCACAGCACAAAAGGCGGAATATTTGCGCCCAAGCTCGCGCGCCTTGGCTTCTCGATGGTCAAAGAAGCGATGCCCGGCGCCCTGCCCGCGATACTCGGGCAACAGGACGGATTCAGCACAATAGAAGATATGCTCGAGCGGGATGCCGACGCTCTTGAACGGTTCGGCAAAATCCGAAGCGTGGTCCTCCATCGGGGTGCCTGTGGCCGCGCCGACAAGCCGTGTGCCGTCAAAGGCCCCGACCAGAACCGCGCCCGCATTATCACGATAGCTTTGCAGATAGCGGTGTTCATAGTCGAATGTGCCCGCGTAAAGATAGGGCCACTCGGCAAAGACCGTCATGCGCAGCCGCGCCACATCCTCGAGCGAGGCTTCGAGCGCCTCTCCCGTCAAGCGCCGGAAGTCCAAGGTCATTGCGAAACCTGACGTATCCAATCCGCAAGGTTGTAATAGGTGGTGACGCGCGTGATCTTGCCGTTCTCGAGCGACATGAACGAGCCCGCAGGAAGAACATAGGTCTGGCCATGCGCTTCGGGCAAACCGCTGTCCGTCACAAGATATTTGCCGTTGACGACAAACTCGGCGGAGGCGCGCGTCCCGTCCTCATTTGCAAAAACGACGATCTCGGTCAGCGTCTCGTGATAACAGCGGCTCATGTGGTCACAGAACTCGGAAAAAAGCGCCTTGCCGCGGCGCACCTGTCCCTCGTTCACGTGGTGTGCGATGTCATCGGACAGCTCGGCCAGCATGCCGGCTTTGTCGCCTGCATTAAAAGCACTGAAATACCGCGTCAGAACGGATTTTGCATCGGTCGTCATGGATTTTCCCTTGCTGGTCCCCAGCGTTGTTCTAGCCGGGCTATGATTTGGTCACGGGTCTGCCGATAGCTGGCAAGCCGCGCTTCTCGCCCTTCTCCAAGACCCGTCGGGTCCATGATGGGCCAATACTCGACATCGAGATGGAAAACGCGGGTGAGTTCCAGCGCACGGCGTTGACTTGCGGGCGACAAAGCCAGCACGAGGTCGAACGACGAAAGATCGTCGCCCCATTGCTGCATTTCGTCGAACGAGCGCGAACGATGGCGGGACAGCTCGACCCCGATTTCTTGGCACACCGCCACAGCGAAACCGTCGATTTCAAGATCGTTCTTCACACCGACGGATTGGATATAGCATTCGGTCCCATAGAACTTTTTCATGATCCCTTCGGCCATGGGGGAGCGGACGGAATTATGGTCACAACAAAAGAGCACCGACTGTGGCAAAGGATCGAAGCTTTTGTCGATGTCCGTCACGGCGCTCACCCTCCGAAATGCAGAACGCAAATCAGTGTGAAAAGACGGCGTGCAGTGTCGTAATCGACCTCTGCCTTGCCCTCGAGCCGCTCTTGGAGAATGCGCGCACCTTCGTCGTGAATTCCGCGACGGGCCATGTCGATCGTTTCGATCTGGTTCGTCGGAAGGGTCTTTACCGCGTCGAAATAGCTTTCGCAGATCTGGAAATAGTCTTTCACCACCTGACGGAACGGCCCAAGGCTGAGATGGAACTCGGCAGCGGGATCGTCCGCTTCGGTCGTCAAAGCGAAAACCAGACGGCGATCACGGATCGAAAGCGAAAGTTTATAGGGACCTTCGGGCACGGGACGTTCATCACGTGCGGGAAGAATGATGTTGTTGGCCTCAAGAAGGTCAAAAATGGCGACACGGCGTTCCTGTTCGATCTCCGGTGTCGGAGGCGGCAGGGCGCTGTCGTCGAGTTCGATATGTATAATTCTGGACATGGGAGGAGCGGTCCTTGATCTATACTTTCAGTTAGCCCGCTCCACGCCCGGAGGCAATGCGACCCAAGCGCAGTTTATCCATTCAGCTTGTCGAGTCGAGCGCGAACGCTCAGCCCGTGGGCCTCAAGACTTTCCGACTGTGCAAGACGCTCTGCGCTCGGCCCTATTGCGGCGATGGCTTCGGGTGTCATGCGCGAAAGCGTAGTGCGCTTGAGAAAATCCATGACCGACAAACCCGACGAAAACCGCGCCGAACGCGCCGTCGGCAGAACGTGGTTGGGTCCACCGATATAGTCGCCGATGGCTTCGGGCGTCCAGGCGCCGACAAAGATCGCACCTGCGTGACGGATCTTCTCGCAGAGCGCATCCGCGTCATCGACGCAAAGCTCGAGATGCTCGGGTGCAATACGGTCGGACAGGCGCACGGCCTCGTCCATATCGCGCACGGTGATGACCGCGCCAAAGTCACGCCAGCTTGCCCCCGCAATCGCGCGGCGTTCCAGTGTTTCAAGCCGCTTGTCGACAGCAGCAGCGACCGCGCGGCCAAAGTCGGCATCATCGGTGATGAGGATGGATTGGGCACTTTCATCGTGCTCGGCCTGCGACAGAAGATCGAGAGCGATCCAGTCGGGGTCGTTGTCCTTGTCCGCAATCACGAGGATTTCAGACGGACCCGCGATCATATCGATCCCGACCTTACCGAAAACGCGGCGCTTGGCTGCCGCGACAAAGGCATTGCCGGGGCCCGTGATCTTGTCCACGGGCGCAATGGTTTGGGTGCCATAGGCCAGCGCGGCAATCGCCTGCGCTCCACCGATCCGGTAAACCTCGTCCACACCCGCAATGCGCGCCGCCAAGAGCACCAGCGGGTTTGCTACCCCATCAGGTGTCGGAACCACGATGGCAAGACGCTCGACGCCCGCCACTTTCGCGGGGATCGCATTCATCAGGACCGACGACGGATAGGACGCGAGACCGCCCGGAACATAGAGACCCGCCGCGGACACCGCCGTCCAGCGCCAACCGAGCGACGCCCCGACCTCATCGGTCCAGCGTTTATCCTCGGGCATTTGCGCCGCGTGATAGGCGCGCACACGCGCAGCGGCGAGCTCCAGAGCCGCGCGATCCTCGGCGGAAACCTTGGCGCATTCGGCCTCGATTTCGGCTTCCGAAAACCGCAAGGTTTCAGGCGTCAGCTGCATTCGGTCGAATTTGGCGGTCAGCTCGATGACGGCGGCATCACCACGCGTGCGCACATCGGCGATGATCCCAGCAACAACCGCGTCCACATCGGGGCTATCCTCGCGCTTCATTCCCAGAAGTGCGGTGAACGCCTCTTCAAAACCTGCGTCTTTGGTGTCGAGAAAATGCGGCATGTCGGTCTCCTTCGTGGGCGGTGATACAGCCCCCGTCGCTGCGCTTCAATGCACCCAAGTGCGACTATTGTTCAACCTCATTCAAAGAACACGCCCTGCAATGACCTTGAGGCGTTCCACGACTTCGGGATCGCGCTTGGCGGGTGCGGTCATGATGGCAAATTCAAGGGCGCGGTCACAGCCACAAGGACAAACCGCGCGATCCCCGCCAAGCCGCAGCGGAAGCCCTGCGACTGTCTTTTTCGCATGCGCGGCGTTCCCCTGAAGCGTCTTGATCACCGCCGTCACATCCACGGCATCATGATCGGGGTGCCAACAGTCGTAATCCGTCACCATCGCGACAGTGGCATAACACATCTCGGCCTCGCGGCAGAGCTTGGCCTCGGGCATGTTCGTCATTCCGACCACATCGCAGCCCCATACTTCGCGATAGAGCTTGCTCTCGGCGAGCGTCGAAAACTGTGGCCCTTCCATCGCGAGATAGGTCCCTCCGCGATGCACGGTCACGCCTGTAGCGCGCGCGGCGTCCTCGCAAAGGTCCATGAGCCGCGCACAGGTCGGATGACCGAAGCCGACATGCGCGACGCATCCGGTCCCGAAAAAGCTCTTTTCCCGCGCAAAGGTGCGGTCGATAAATTGATCGACGATCACAAAATCCCCCGGCGCATAGTCTTCGCGGAAACTGCCGCAAGCGGACACCGATACGACATCCGTCACGCCAAGCGACTTGAGCGCTGCAATGTTTGCACGATAGGGCACTTCGGTCGGGGAATGCACATGACCTCGACCGTGACGGGGCAAGAACACCATTTCGGTGCCGTCCAATGTTCCCGTCAAAACCTGATCCGAAGGTTTACCCCAAGGCGTGTCGACTGTGATCCATGCCGCATCCATCAGCCCGTCGATTTCATAAACGCCCGAACCGCCGATAATCCCGATCTTTGCTTTCATCTTTTGCCTTTCAAATCCCCCGAAGGGCAGCCTAGCGGATCGTCACTCGGCTGCAAGGCCGCCGTGCAGATCGGCAACACCTTGGCGGTGGGAGATCACGCGGGTTTAATTCAGGGTCGTTCTGGGTTAGGCGGACCCCACGCGAACATAGACAGGACAAGCCGATGCCCAAAGCCTCGCTGGCGGCCTTTGCCGAACGCCTCACCATTGCCGACAAGAACCAGCTCACGCCGATGCAGATCAAAACGGACCTGCTCTCGGGTCTGACCGTTGCACTTGCTCTGGTGCCCGAAGCCGTGGCTTTTGCCTTTGTGGCGAATGTGCACCCTCTCGTCGGTCTCTATGCGGCCTTTATCGTCGGTCTGATCACCGCTCTTTTCGGGGGGCGTCCCGGCATGATCTCGGGGGCGACGGGCGCTCTGGCGGTCGTGATGGTAAGCCTCGTGAAAGAACACGGCGTCGAATATCTCTTTGCGACCGTTGTCCTCATGGGTTTGATTCAGATTTTTGTCGGCATCATGCGCTGGGGCAAGTTCATTCGCCTCGTGCCGCATCCCGTGATGCTCGGTTTCGTCAACGGTCTGGCCATCGTGATCGGTCTGGCGCAGTTGTCGCAGTTCAAGGTGCCTGGCTCGGCCGAAGCCTCGGGCCATGGAATGGGCGGCGGCGAATGGCTCTCGGGTATGCCCCTTGTGATGATGCTTTCACTCGTCGCTTTGACCATGGCGATCATCTATGTGCTGCCGCGCTTCACCAAGGCCATCCCCGCCCCGCTGGCAGGGATCGGGATCACGGCGCTGATCGTGATCGTCTTCGGGATCGACGTGCCGCGCGTCGGGGATATGGCCTCGATCGAAGGCGGGCTGCCTGCGTTCCATCTTCCTATGGTTCCGATCTCGCTCGAGACATTCTACGTCATCCTGCCCTATTCCCTCATCCTTGCCGCGATCGGCCTGATCGAAAGCCTTCTGACGCTCAACCTTGTTGGTGAAATGACGGGCAAACGCGGTGGCGCAAGTCAGGAATGCATCGCGCAAGGCGTCGCCAACACCGTCACAGGCTTCTTCGGCGGTATGGGCGGCTGCGCGATGATCGGCCAGTCGATGATCAACGTGAAATCGGGCGGGCGCACCCGCGTTGCCGCAACCTCGGCCGCGCTCTTCCTGCTTCTCTTTATCGTCGTTGCCTCGCCACTCATCGAGCAGATTCCGCTCGCTGCGCTTGTCGGTGTGATGTTCATGGTGGTGATCGGCACTTTTGCCTGGAACTCGTTCAAGATCCTGCGCCGTGTCCCATTGACCGATGCCTTTGTGATCATCCTTGTGACCGTTGTGACGGTCTGGACCGATCTCGCAACTGCGGTTGTGGTCGGCGTGATCGTCTCGGCACTCTCTTATGCATGGAACAACGCCAAGCGTATCCACGCCAAGACCTATGAAACCCCCGAAGGCGCGAAGGTCTATCAAATCCAGGGACCGCTGTTCTTCGGTTCGACCGACGGTTTCATGGAGACCTTCCAAGTCGAGAGCGATCCGTCTTTGGTGATCATCGACTTTCAGGACAGCCGCGTCGTCGATCAATCCGCGCTTCAGGCAATCGAAGCGGTCGCCGCAAAATACGAAGAGGTGGGCAAACGCATCCAGCTGCGCCACCTGAGCCGCGATTGCCACCGTCTTCTCTCCAAAGCGGGCCATCTGATGGTCGATAGCGACGACGATCCCGACTATGAGATTGCGGTCGACTACGGGGTGCGGACGGGCATTCTCGGAACCCACTAAAACAAAAGGGCGCCCCGAACGGCGCCCTTTTCAATTCAAGGCCAAGTCGTTTTTCGACCGATCAGTCCGCAGCCCGAAGAACCACCCCTGGATTCATGATGCCCAACGGATCGAGCGAGGTTTTGATCGCGCGCATCATGGCAAGTTTGGCGGGGTCGGAATAGGTCTCGACATCTTTGACCTTGAGACGCCCGACGCCGTGCTCTGCACTCACCGAACCGTCATAGGAATGGACAAGGTCATGGATGCATTTCTTGGCATCATTGCGGATGTTGTCGTATTCCTTGCGGTCGCGACCCTTTGCAGGAAACAGGTTATAGTGAAGATTCCCGTCCCCGAGATGGCCGAAGCAGTTGATCCGCATATCTCCGAGCTTTGCCAGCTCGCCGGGTCCGCGCTCGATAAATTCGGGGATAGCCGAGAGCGGTAGCGAAATGTCATGCGACGACACCGACCCGATCCGCTTGTTCCCCTGCGGGATCATCTCGCGGATTTTCCAAAAGGCCTGACGCTGGGCCTCGGACGAGGCGATGACACCGTCGGTCACATAACCCTCTTCTGCGGCGGCAACGAAAAGGGTTTCGAGGACCTCTGTCGCATCAACCGAGGCAGGCAATCCAAGATCGACGAGAACCATCCATTCGGGCCACTCGTCGAACGGCTTTGCCACATCAAAGCCCGTCTCTTCGAGAAAGCTCGGCCCCATGCGGTGGATCAGCTCGAAAGCAGAGATGCTTTCACCGACCTGCGAACCGGCAAGCGCCAAGAGATCCAGAGCGGCTTTGGGCGAAGGGACCGCCAAGAGCGCGGTTCCATATTGCGCAGGGCGCGGCAAAAGCTTGAGCGCGGCGGCGGTGATGATCCCCAAGGACCCTTCCGATCCGATGAAAAGATCGCGCAAGGCATAGCCCGTGTTGTCCTTGCGAAGCCGAGTGAGGCCGTTCCATATCTCGCCGTCTGCCGTCACAACTTCAAGACCGAGAACCTGCGCACGGGCATTCCCATAGCGCAGAACATTGACACCGCCCGCATTGGTCGCCAGCAAACCGCCGATCCGCGCCGACCCTTCCGAGGCGAGCGAGAGCGGGAACAAACGATCGACCTCTTCGGCCGCGCGGTGCACTTCGGCAAGGATCACCCCCGCATCCGCGACGAGAACGTTTTCGGTCGGATAGACAGCCCTGATCGACTTCATCCGTTCCGTTGAAAGAACGATCGGACGTGCGCCATCGGGCATAATCTGCCCCCCAACGAGCCCTGTTCCGCCGCTATAGGGCACGATGCCTACGCGCGCATCGCGGCAGGCTTTGACGATGATCGCCACTTCTTCTGTGCTGGCGGGGGCGAGAACGACCCCGTGCCCCTCGTAGCGGCCACGCGGTTCCTCGAAATATTGCGCGGTGTCTTCTTTGAAACACGCCGCGGGCAAACGTGTCTTCAGCAAGGAAACAAAAGTATCGTCCGCAGGATTCAAAGCCATGTCATATCCGTATCAGGCCAAACCGACTTCGGTCTTGCCGCGTCTGTCGTTTCGAAGGTTGGCATAGAGCACATGATTGCGCCAGCGCCCGTTGATCTGGAGATAGCTCTGCGCCACCCCCTCGTATTTATAACCGCAGCTTTCGAGAAGCCGCCGCGAAGGTGTATTCTCGGGCAAACAGCCCGCTTCGATCCGGCTCAGATCCAGCGTGTTGAACGCGTAATGCACAACCGCTTTGATCGCCTCGCGCATATAGCCTTGCCGCGTGAAACGCTCGCCCGTCCAATAGCCGGTGGTCGCGGACTGGGCGGGGCCTCGGCGGATGTTGTCGAGCGTGATCGCACCGATCAACGCATTGTCGCTCCTGCGGACGAGAAAGAACGGATAAGCCGTTCCGTTCACCATCGAACGCTGCGCCCAATACACACGATTGGTAAATGCCTTGCGCGAGAGATGATCCTGCGACCAGGTCGGTTCCCACGGCGTCAGAAACGCTTGGCTTTCAAGGCGAAGATTGGCCCAAGGCACAAAGTCGCTGTGGATGGGCGGCCGCAAGGTCAGCCGCTCGGTCTCGAGCTGGACTTTCTTGCGCCGTCCGAACATCAGCCCGCAAGTCTCCCCTTGAGCTCGTCAAGCGCGGGGGCGTCGCTTTTGGGACCATAGAGCGCCATGGCGACCCCTGTGTCGGCGACCATCTTCTCGCCAAAGGCTTTGACCCCTGCCACATCAACGGCGTCGATCTTGGCGATGGTCTCGTTGAGGTCGGGTACGCGTTCCCAGATCGAGAGCGAACGAACGAGACGCTCGGCGCGATTGGACGGGCTTTCCAGACCCATCAAAAGCCCTGCCTTCATCTGTGCACGGGCGCGGGCCACTTCGGCTTCGGTCATGTCTTCTGCGGCGCGCTTCATCTCGTCGATGGTGATCGCCGAAAGCTCGTTGATCTGTTCGGCACTGGTGCCCGCATAGATCGTCATCATGCCCGTGTCTTCATGGGCGCCCGTCTGGGCGAAGATCGTATAGCAAAGGCCGCGCTTCTCGCGCACCTCTTGGAACAGACGA encodes:
- the yacG gene encoding DNA gyrase inhibitor YacG produces the protein MACPICSKVTDQKYRPFCSKRCADIDLAKWLGGGYSIPASDEIDPEDLPEVEGDDSRLIN
- a CDS encoding ribonuclease E/G — its product is MKGRTIVLDHIGDVEAAALMVDGKIDDLLIDDTDAPRPGAIFRAICDRPIKGQGGMMLRLPDGDTAFLRQSKGLRPGQSMLVQVTGYAEGGKAVPVTERVLFKSRFAIITPGKPGINVSRQIEDEDERNRLLEIAHGVMETEHGLILRSGCEGADEDEIAEDIAAMQDLAEAVLGDAEGTEPEALTEGDGPHILAWREWTSTAEVVTEAGSFEHLGVMDQIEDIKTARVDIGEGYMFVEGTQALVAVDVNTGGDTSAGAALKANLAAARALPRALRVRGLGGQIVVDFAPMSKAHRKQVEQSLRASFKNDPIETSLVGWTQMGLFELQRKRERLPLVRTLRGL
- a CDS encoding nucleoside triphosphate pyrophosphatase, coding for MLRATPGLKLVLGSGSPRRLELLAQIGVTPSAVRPPDIDEDPHKGEVPRDYVRRIAAEKAAAVACADDEVVLCADTTVAMGRRIMGKPQDEKEAAAFLHALSGRRHRVITAVAVKRGDKVWLKDVVTTVAMKSLSNPEVNSYLASGDWRGKAGGYAIQGPAGAFIPWINGSFTGVVGLPLAETAGLLTAAGYPLYGDTE
- the infA gene encoding translation initiation factor IF-1; this translates as MAKEELLEFPGVVKELLPNATFRVELENGHEIIAHTAGKMRKNRIRVLAGDKVQVEMTPYDLTKGRINYRFK
- a CDS encoding carbon-nitrogen hydrolase family protein; this translates as MKIAASAYRPEWHSDWASLAAKIEAWVSEAAEAKAELLLFPEYGGCEAALIGLQEDTSAKDWAARMVAASEAWLDLHVGLARKYGVHILAGSLCAADGDRIVNRAYLAAPNGTHTFQDKLILTPYERNQMEIQAGREIKVFDTALGKIGILICYDSEFPVQARAMTEAGAEMILVPSATDFAAGQTRVRQSCRARAIENQCLIIQSPVLGPVPDCDVLDQGTGRAGFFCPPDHGLPSNGIIAQGDTDKAAWVYAEVDPKAISAPRQTGQVGNFAHWIEQDERTLHVKSENLR
- a CDS encoding GNAT family N-acetyltransferase; the protein is MTLDFRRLTGEALEASLEDVARLRMTVFAEWPYLYAGTFDYEHRYLQSYRDNAGAVLVGAFDGTRLVGAATGTPMEDHASDFAEPFKSVGIPLEHIFYCAESVLLPEYRGQGAGHRFFDHREAKARELGRKYSAFCAVIRPHDHPARPSGYRPLDGFWRKRGYEMLDGAVARFKWTDHGHAEQTEKPLQFWIKKL
- a CDS encoding ketosteroid isomerase-related protein gives rise to the protein MTTDAKSVLTRYFSAFNAGDKAGMLAELSDDIAHHVNEGQVRRGKALFSEFCDHMSRCYHETLTEIVVFANEDGTRASAEFVVNGKYLVTDSGLPEAHGQTYVLPAGSFMSLENGKITRVTTYYNLADWIRQVSQ
- a CDS encoding low molecular weight phosphatase family protein, which codes for MAEGIMKKFYGTECYIQSVGVKNDLEIDGFAVAVCQEIGVELSRHRSRSFDEMQQWGDDLSSFDLVLALSPASQRRALELTRVFHLDVEYWPIMDPTGLGEGREARLASYRQTRDQIIARLEQRWGPARENP
- a CDS encoding UPF0262 family protein, translated to MSRIIHIELDDSALPPPTPEIEQERRVAIFDLLEANNIILPARDERPVPEGPYKLSLSIRDRRLVFALTTEADDPAAEFHLSLGPFRQVVKDYFQICESYFDAVKTLPTNQIETIDMARRGIHDEGARILQERLEGKAEVDYDTARRLFTLICVLHFGG
- the hisD gene encoding histidinol dehydrogenase: MPHFLDTKDAGFEEAFTALLGMKREDSPDVDAVVAGIIADVRTRGDAAVIELTAKFDRMQLTPETLRFSEAEIEAECAKVSAEDRAALELAAARVRAYHAAQMPEDKRWTDEVGASLGWRWTAVSAAGLYVPGGLASYPSSVLMNAIPAKVAGVERLAIVVPTPDGVANPLVLLAARIAGVDEVYRIGGAQAIAALAYGTQTIAPVDKITGPGNAFVAAAKRRVFGKVGIDMIAGPSEILVIADKDNDPDWIALDLLSQAEHDESAQSILITDDADFGRAVAAAVDKRLETLERRAIAGASWRDFGAVITVRDMDEAVRLSDRIAPEHLELCVDDADALCEKIRHAGAIFVGAWTPEAIGDYIGGPNHVLPTARSARFSSGLSVMDFLKRTTLSRMTPEAIAAIGPSAERLAQSESLEAHGLSVRARLDKLNG
- a CDS encoding S-methyl-5'-thioadenosine phosphorylase produces the protein MKAKIGIIGGSGVYEIDGLMDAAWITVDTPWGKPSDQVLTGTLDGTEMVFLPRHGRGHVHSPTEVPYRANIAALKSLGVTDVVSVSACGSFREDYAPGDFVIVDQFIDRTFAREKSFFGTGCVAHVGFGHPTCARLMDLCEDAARATGVTVHRGGTYLAMEGPQFSTLAESKLYREVWGCDVVGMTNMPEAKLCREAEMCYATVAMVTDYDCWHPDHDAVDVTAVIKTLQGNAAHAKKTVAGLPLRLGGDRAVCPCGCDRALEFAIMTAPAKRDPEVVERLKVIAGRVL